GGGCGCGGCCCGCGTAGTACAGCGCCGCACCCGCGGACGGTCGCAGCACCTTGCCCTCGCCCACGATCAGATCGCTCGTCTTGAACAACTCTTTGTGTTCGTATGTGCCACGGCCCAATTCGATGCGGCGAACGCCCTGCGCCGAGGCCTGCTCGATGAGCGCGAGGCGGAGCAGCAGCCCTGGCGAGTACCTGGCGAATTCGGGGTCATAGGCCGTGAACCAGCCGGACATGACGCCGCCGCGGCGCAGATATGCGTCGGCGGCGACCGGGTGGTCACCGGCGTACAGCACTGAAAGGACGAGTGAGAAATGCGGTGATCGCAGGTCGAACAGGTCGGTGACGAGGCTCCGAACCCAGGGGCGCGAAAACTGGTCGGCACGCCCGGTCGCCCTGTACTGATCAGACTTCCACGCCATCAGCATCTGAAGTCTGTCCGGATCGGTCACCTCGAATTCGAAACGCAGTGGGCCGAAGTCCCGTTCGAGCCGACGCCGCTCCTTCGGCAACTTCTTCGCCACTCTCGTCGACCGTCGCCGCAGGACGGCCAGCACAGCCGCCGAACCGTCGCTCAGGTCGATGATCGGCGCCTTGGCGCGAAGCACCTGGAAGCGTTCGAAAGGCTTCTGG
The sequence above is drawn from the Mycobacterium gallinarum genome and encodes:
- a CDS encoding GNAT family N-acetyltransferase, which produces MKTTVIPAAELGAAESAIWRSFQRVQPELGSPYMSPELAVVAGGVRPGTRVAILEDAGEIVGFFPFERKALGYGLPVAPGLAGCQGVVHAPDAVWNAHELLRECGLGVWEFDHLVDGQKPFERFQVLRAKAPIIDLSDGSAAVLAVLRRRSTRVAKKLPKERRRLERDFGPLRFEFEVTDPDRLQMLMAWKSDQYRATGRADQFSRPWVRSLVTDLFDLRSPHFSLVLSVLYAGDHPVAADAYLRRGGVMSGWFTAYDPEFARYSPGLLLRLALIEQASAQGVRRIELGRGTYEHKELFKTSDLIVGEGKVLRPSAGAALYYAGRAPLRNLRQSVMASPRLYRSADAVLRSYGRVHSALTVPAHAADSRRGSK